One Solanum lycopersicum chromosome 4, SLM_r2.1 DNA window includes the following coding sequences:
- the ABCA1 gene encoding ABC transporter A family member 1 isoform X1: MEKKKEKEKEDMRNSRRQLKAMLRKNWLLKIRHPFVTCAEILLPTLVMLLLIAVRSKSDIRIHPAQPYIRQGRGMFVEVGKSDTSPPFNQVLELLLAKEEYLAFAPNTAETRMLINVLSLKFPVLRLVTKVYEDEEELETYLRSDLYAAYDQNKNHTNPKIKGAVVFHEQGPQLFDYSIRLNHTWAFSGFPDIRTIMDTNGPFLNDLALGVNTIPILQYGLSGFLTLQQVIDSFIIYAAQATMTNLQRLPSHSLDSDAQLKIPWTQYSPSDIRLAPFPTREYTDDEFQSIVKKVMGVLYLLGFLYPISRLISYSVLEKELKIKEGLYMMGLKDEIFHLSWFITYAIQFALSSVLLTVCTMSTLFQYSDKTLVFVYFFTFGLSGIMLSFMISTFFTRAKTAVAVGTLTFLGAFFPYYTVNDETVSVIVKVIASFLSPTAFALGSINFADYERAHVGLRWSNMWRESSGVCFLVSLLMMLLDSLLYFAIGLYLDKVLHKENGFCYPLHSLIQKCFGRNRKNRNNSASTSEVKFTENYDEICSTDFIKDVSRPTLESMSLEMKQQESDGRCIQIRNLRKVYATNRGNCCAVNSLQLTLYENQILALLGHNGAGKSSTIAMLVGLISPTSGDALILGKNILTDMDEIRKSLGVCPQYDILFPELTVKEHLEIFADLKGVSEDSKEKAVTEMVDEVGLADKLNTVVKALSGGMKRKLSLGIALIGNSKVIILDEPTSGMDPYSMRLTWQLIKRKKKGRIILLTTHSMDEADVLGDRIAIMANGSLKCCGSSIFLKHQYGVGYTLTLVKTAPGASVAADIVYRHVPSATCVSEVAAEVSFKLPLASSSSFESMFREIERCMRRSNTGFETTDCKEVGNLGIESYGISVTTLEEVFLRVAGGDFDQAELLEEKADPNLCDSIDLKVRQTNAPKTFFPSKLCGNYFGVIWFMVTLIFSACNLIWTAVSSVIRLVTMQCCCCCILSRSTFWKHSRALFIKRAKSAQRDQKTIVFQLLIPAFFLFLGLLFLKLKPHPDQQPVFFTTSYFNPLLSGGGGGGPIPFDLTSPIAKEVANHVHGGWIQKYQETTYRFPDSTKALNDAIEAAGSTLGPVLLSMSEYLMSSFNESYQSRYGAIVMDNQSGDGSLGYTVLYNSTCQHSAPTFINLMNSAILRLATQNENMTIHTRNHPLPQTASQHQQHHDLDAFSAAVVITIAFSFIPASFAVAIVKEREVKAKHQQLISGVSILSYWASTYIWDFISFLFPSSFALVLFWIFGLDQFIGKDSLIPTILLFLEYGLAIASSTYCLTFFFSEHSMAQNVILLIQVFTGLILMVLSFIMGYINSTTHLNSVLKNFFRLSPGFCFADGLASLALLRQGMKNGSRDNILDWNVTGASLSYLAAEAIVYFLITLGLEFLPQQKRNLSRIHEWWKSLGKSRRANSFGFSEPLLRSSSGNVASEPDEDIDVKAERDRVLSGSTDNAVIHLRNLRKVYPGGKSHVPKAAVHSLTFSVQEGECFGFLGTNGAGKTTTLSMLSGEEYPSDGTAFIFGKDIRSDPKVARRHVGYCPQFDALLEFLTVQEHLELYARIKGVPEYDLEDVVMQKLLDFDLMKHANKPSFALSGGNKRKLSVAIAMIGDPPIVILDEPSTGMDPIAKRFMWEVISRLSTRRGKTAVILTTHSMNEAQALCTRIGIMVGGRLRCLGSSQHLKTRFGNHLELEVKPVEVSSMDLENLCLIIQEKLFDIRPHSRSIINDIEVCIGGSNTVVSGDASAAEISLSKEMIMAVGQWFGNEERVKALVSATEDSCKIFGDQLSEQLARDGGLPLPIFCEWWLAKEKFTKIHSFIQSSFPDATFQGCNGLSVKYQLPCGEGLSLADVFGYIERNRNQLGIAEYNVSQSTLESIFNHLAASS, from the exons ATTTTACTCCCAACTCTCGTTATGCTGCTGTTGATTGCTGTGAGGAGTAAATCTGATATCCGCATCCATCCAGCTCAGCC GTATATTCGTCAAGGGAGAGGGATGTTTGTGGAAGTTGGAAAAAGTGACACTTCTCCCCCTTTTAACCAAGTTCTGGAGCTACTATTGGCCAAGGAGGAGTATTTGGCATTTGCACCTAATACAGCTGAGACAAGGATGCTGATCAACGTTTTGTCTCTAAAATTTCCCGTACTGAGG CTAGTTACCAAAgtttatgaagatgaagaagaactTGAAACATATCTACGTTCAGATCTTTATGCTGCGTATGACCAGAATAA GAACCATACAAACCCCAAAATCAAAGGAGCAGTAGTATTTCACGAGCAAGGTCCTCAGTTATTTGATTATAGCATACGCCTAAACCATACATGGGCTTTCTCAGGATTTCCTGATATTAGAACCATAATGGACACAAATGGTCCATTTCTGAATGATTTAGCATTAGGCGTCAACACCAtaccaattttgcaatatgGTCTCAGTGGGTTCTTAACA CTCCAACAAGTCATAGACTCATTCATAATATATGCTGCTCAAGCAACTATGACGAACTTACAAAGGTTGCCTAGCCACTCTCTTGATTCAGATGCCCAGCTCAAGATACCATGGACTCAGTATAGTCCTTCAGACATAAGACTTGCTCCATTTCCAACTCGTGAATATACTGATGACGAATTCCAGTCCATTGTCAAGAAAGTCATGGGAGTGCT GTACTTGCTGGGGTTCCTTTATCCGATTTCTCGTCTAATAAGTTATTCTGTCTTAGAAAAG GAGCTCAAGATAAAAGAGGGCCTATATATGATGGGTTTGAAGGACGAAATATTCCATCTCTCTTGGTTTATAACATATGCTATTCAG TTTGCTCTTTCTTCTGTGCTACTTACAGTATGCACCATGAGTACCCTGTTTCAATACAGTGATAAGACCTTGGTGTTCGTGTACTTCTTTACCTTTGGCCTCAGTGGAATAATGCTCTCCTTTATGATTTCCACGTTCTTCACGAGAGCAAAAACCGCGGTAGCTGTCGGGACCCTTACTTTCCTTGGGGCATTCTTTCCCTATTATACTGTCAACGACGAAACAGTCTCTGT GATAGTGAAAGTGATTGCTTCTTTCCTTTCACCTACGGCTTTTGCATTAGGATCCATCAATTTTGCTGACTATGAGCGTGCTCATGTTGGACTCCGGTGGAGTAACATGTGGCGG GAATCTTCAGGAGTGTGCTTTTTGGTCTCTCTCCTGATGATGTTACTTGACAGTCTGTTGTACTTTGCAATTGGTCTGTATCTTGACAAG GTCCTCCACAAGGAAAATGGATTTTGTTACCCATTGCATTCCTTGATTCAGAAGTGCTTTGGGAGGAACAGAAAAAACAGAAATAATTCTGCATCCACCTCAGAAGTCAAATTCACTGAGAACTATGATGAAATATGTAGTACTGATTTTATAAAAGATGTATCCAGACCAACTTTAGAATCAATGAGCTTGGAGATGAAGCAGCAAGAATCGGATGGCAG ATGTATTCAGATCAGGAACCTACGAAAGGTGTATGCTACAAACAGGGGAAACTGTTGTGCTGTTAATTCCTTACAACTGACTTTATACGAGAATCAGATTCTGGCGCTTTTAG GACACAACGGGGCTGGTAAAAGCAGTACAATAGCCATGCTTGTTGGTCTCATTTCTCCTACTTCAGGAGATGCTCTGATATTGGGGAAGAACATTTTAACTGACATG GATGAAATACGGAAGAGTTTGGGAGTCTGTCCTCAGTATGATATTCTTTTCCCTGAATTAACA GTGAAGGAACATTTGGAAATATTCGCTGATTTAAAGGGTGTTTCTGAAGATTCTAAGGAAAAGGCTGTGACTGAAATGGTTGATGAG GTTGGATTGGCAGACAAGCTTAATACTGTTGTTAAAGCTCTTTCTGGAGGTATGAAAAGGAAGTTGTCCCTTGGGATAGCTCTTATAGGGAACAGTAAG GTTATTATTCTGGATGAACCAACAAGTGGAATGGATCCATACTCTATGCGGTTAACTTGGCAGctgattaaaagaaaaaagaagggaagaatTATATTACTTACAACACATTCCATGGATGAAGCTGATGTGCTAGGAGATCGGATTGCTATCATGGCCAATGGTTCTCTAAAGTGCTGTGGAAG TTCAATCTTCTTGAAACATCAGTATGGGGTTGGTTACACTCTTACTCTGGTTAAG ACTGCACCAGGTGCCTCAGTAGCTGCTGATATCGTTTACCGCCATGTACCTTCTGCAACATGCGTGAGCGAA GTTGCAGCAGAGGTTTCCTTCAAGCTTCCCCTAGCATCCTCATCCTCCTTTGAGAGCATGTTTCGGGAAATAGAGCGCTGCATGAGAAGATCCAACACTGGATTTGAAACAACAGACTGTAAAGAGGTAGGCAATCTTGGCATTGAGAGTTATGGCATATCTGTCACAACTCTGGAGGAAGTGTTTCTGAGGGTTGCTGGTGGTGACTTCGATCAAGCGGAGCTCCTTGAAGAGAAAGCTGATCCAAATTTATGTGATTCCATTGATTTAAAAGTGCGCCAAACTAATGCTCCGAAGACATTCTTCCCCTCCAAATTATGTGGAAACTATTTTGGAGTCATTTGGTTTATGGTGACTTTAATTTTTTCAGCTTGTAATCTAATATGGACTGCAGTTTCAAGTGTCATTAGGCTTGTAACAATGCAGTGCTGTTGCTGTTGTATACTGTCAAGGTCTACTTTCTGGAAACACTCGAGAGCCCTATTTATTAAGAGAGCGAAATCAGCCCAAAGAGATCAGAAAACAATTGTATTCCAGCTGTTAATTCCtgctttctttttgtttcttggTCTGCTGTTTCTTAAGCTTAAGCCACATCCTGATCAGCAGCCGGTCTTCTTCACGACCTCGTACTTTAATCCTTTATTgagtggtggtggtggaggtggTCCAATTCCTTTTGACCTCACCTCTCCTATAGCAAAGGAG GTTGCCAACCATGTCCATGGAGGCTGGATCCAAAAGTATCAAGAGACAACATACAGGTTTCCTGATTCTACCAAGGCATTGAACGACGCCATAGAAGCAGCAGGATCAACTTTGGGCCCTGTCCTACTTTCAATGAGTGAATATCTGATGTCTAGCTTCAACGAATCTTATCAGTCAAG GTATGGAGCGATAGTCATGGATAATCAGAGTGGTGATGGGAGCCTTGGGTACACTGTTCTATACAATAGTACTTGCCAGCATTCTGCTCCTACATTTATCAATTTGATGAATTCAGCAATACTCAGGCTAGCTACACAAAATGAGAATATGACAATTCACACTCGTAACCACCCTTTGCCGCAGACGGCAAGCCAGCATCAGCAACATCAT GATCTCGACGCCTTCTCTGCTGCAGTTGTAATCACTATAGCCTTTTCTTTTATTCCTGCCTCATTCGCGGTGGCGATTGTCAAG GAACGTGAAGTGAAAGCTAAGCATCAACAGCTAATCAGTGGG GTGTCCATACTCTCATATTGGGCTTCCACATATATATGGGATTTCATCAGCTTCTTATTTCCTTCATCATTCGCGTTAGTTCTCTTTTGGATATTTG GTCTTGATCAATTTATTGGAAAGGATTCTCTCATTCCAACAATTCTGTTGTTTCTTGAATATGGACTAGCAATTGCTTCATCAACATACTGCCTCACATTCTTTTTTTCCGAGCACAGCATGGCTCAG AATGTCATCCTTCTCATTCAAGTTTTCACTGGCCTCATTCTTATGGTTCTATCGTTTATAATGGGATATATAAATTCTACAACACACTTAAATTCTGTGCTCAAG AACTTCTTTAGACTGTCACCAGGATTTTGCTTTGCTGATGGATTAGCTTCATTGGCGCTTTTAAGACAAGGGATGAAGAATGGATCTAGAGATAACATACTTGACTGGAATGTGACTGGTGCTTCCTTATCATACTTGGCTGCTGAG GCCATTGTGTATTTCCTTATAACTCTGGGGCTTGAATTCCTGCCTCAACAAAAAAGAAATCTTTCCAGAATTCATGAGTGGTGGAAAAGCTTGGGAAAATCTAGGCGTGCTAATTCCTTTGGGTTTTCGGAACCTCTTCTGAGATCATCCTCAGGGAATGTTGCTTCTGAACCCGACGAGGACATAGATGTTAAAGCAGAGAGAGACAGGGTTTTGTCTGGCTCAACTGATAATGCAGTTATCCACCTCCGTAATCTTCGGAAG GTCTATCCCGGAGGGAAGTCCCATGTTCCAAAAGCTGCTGTCCATTCACTGACTTTCTCTGTCCAAGAAGGAGAGTGTTTTGGGTTCTTAGGAACTAATGGAGCAGGAAAGACAACAACACTGTCAATGCTATCTG GAGAAGAATACCCTAGTGATGGAACAGCATTCATTTTTGGTAAAGATATACGTTCAGATCCCAAGGTTGCTCGTAGGCAT GTTGGATATTGTCCTCAGTTTGATGCTTTACTAGAATTTCTAACTGTGCAAGAACATCTTGAGCTCTATGCTAGAATTAAAGGAGTACCAGAGTATGATTTAGAAGAT GTTGTTATGCAAAAGTTGCTCGATTTTGACCTGATGAAGCATGCAAATAAACCATCTTTTGCCTTGAGCGGAGGAAACAAGCGCAAGTTATCAGTTGCAATCGCAATGATTGGAGATCCTCCTATCGTTATTCTTGATGAGCCATCCACAG GTATGGATCCTATTGCCAAACGTTTCATGTGGGAAGTTATATCTCGTTTGTCAACTAGACGAGGAAAGACAGCAGTAATCTTAACCACTCACAGCATGAATGAGGCTCAAGCTCTGTGCACAAGGATTGGGATAATG GTTGGAGGCAGGTTGAGGTGTCTTGGTAGTTCTCAGCACTTGAAAACTCGTTTCGGAAATCATCTTGAACTAGAG GTTAAACCAGTTGAAGTCAGCTCTATGGATCTGGAAAATCTCTGCTTAATAATTCAAGAAAAGCTATTTGATATTCGTCCTCACTCTAGGAGTATAATAAATGACATTGAAGTTTGCATTGGAGGTAGTAACACTGTAGTCTCAGGAGACGCATCGGCGGCAGAAATAAGCTTATCAAAGGAAATGATCATGGCTGTTGGACAGTGGTTTGGCAATGAAGAAAGAGTGAAAGCATTAGTATCTGCAACTGAAGACTCTTGTAAGATTTTCGGTGACCAGTTGTCAGAGCAGTTGGCTCGTGATG GTGGACTTCCGTTGCCGATATTCTGTGAGTGGTGGTTGGCTAAGGAGAAGTTTACCAAAATCCATTCATTCATTCAGTCTTCATTTCCTGACGCCACATTTCAAGGTTGCAATGGATTGAGTGTCAAGTATCAG CTCCCTTGTGGAGAAGGTCTATCACTCGCTGATGTTTTCGGGTACATAGAGAGGAACAG AAACCAGCTCGGGATAGCAGAGTACAACGTCAGCCAATCAACACTTGAATCGATATTCAATCATTTAGCAGCAAGCTCGTGA
- the ABCA1 gene encoding ABC transporter A family member 1 isoform X3: MEKKKEKEKEDMRNSRRQLKAMLRKNWLLKIRHPFVTCAEILLPTLVMLLLIAVRSKSDIRIHPAQPYIRQGRGMFVEVGKSDTSPPFNQVLELLLAKEEYLAFAPNTAETRMLINVLSLKFPVLRLVTKVYEDEEELETYLRSDLYAAYDQNKNHTNPKIKGAVVFHEQGPQLFDYSIRLNHTWAFSGFPDIRTIMDTNGPFLNDLALGVNTIPILQYGLSGFLTLQQVIDSFIIYAAQATMTNLQRLPSHSLDSDAQLKIPWTQYSPSDIRLAPFPTREYTDDEFQSIVKKVMGVLYLLGFLYPISRLISYSVLEKELKIKEGLYMMGLKDEIFHLSWFITYAIQFALSSVLLTVCTMSTLFQYSDKTLVFVYFFTFGLSGIMLSFMISTFFTRAKTAVAVGTLTFLGAFFPYYTVNDETVSVIVKVIASFLSPTAFALGSINFADYERAHVGLRWSNMWRESSGVCFLVSLLMMLLDSLLYFAIGLYLDKVLHKENGFCYPLHSLIQKCFGRNRKNRNNSASTSEVKFTENYDEICSTDFIKDVSRPTLESMSLEMKQQESDGRCIQIRNLRKVYATNRGNCCAVNSLQLTLYENQILALLGHNGAGKSSTIAMLVGLISPTSGDALILGKNILTDMDEIRKSLGVCPQYDILFPELTVKEHLEIFADLKGVSEDSKEKAVTEMVDEVGLADKLNTVVKALSGGMKRKLSLGIALIGNSKVIILDEPTSGMDPYSMRLTWQLIKRKKKGRIILLTTHSMDEADVLGDRIAIMANGSLKCCGSSIFLKHQYGVGYTLTLVKTAPGASVAADIVYRHVPSATCVSEVAAEVSFKLPLASSSSFESMFREIERCMRRSNTGFETTDCKEVGNLGIESYGISVTTLEEVFLRVAGGDFDQAELLEEKADPNLCDSIDLKVRQTNAPKTFFPSKLCGNYFGVIWFMVTLIFSACNLIWTAVSSVIRLVTMQCCCCCILSRSTFWKHSRALFIKRAKSAQRDQKTIVFQLLIPAFFLFLGLLFLKLKPHPDQQPVFFTTSYFNPLLSGGGGGGPIPFDLTSPIAKEVANHVHGGWIQKYQETTYRFPDSTKALNDAIEAAGSTLGPVLLSMSEYLMSSFNESYQSRYGAIVMDNQSGDGSLGYTVLYNSTCQHSAPTFINLMNSAILRLATQNENMTIHTRNHPLPQTASQHQQHHDLDAFSAAVVITIAFSFIPASFAVAIVKEREVKAKHQQLISGVSILSYWASTYIWDFISFLFPSSFALVLFWIFGLDQFIGKDSLIPTILLFLEYGLAIASSTYCLTFFFSEHSMAQNVILLIQVFTGLILMVLSFIMGYINSTTHLNSVLKNFFRLSPGFCFADGLASLALLRQGMKNGSRDNILDWNVTGASLSYLAAEAIVYFLITLGLEFLPQQKRNLSRIHEWWKSLGKSRRANSFGFSEPLLRSSSGNVASEPDEDIDVKAERDRVLSGSTDNAVIHLRNLRKVYPGGKSHVPKAAVHSLTFSVQEGECFGFLGTNGAGKTTTLSMLSGSF; this comes from the exons ATTTTACTCCCAACTCTCGTTATGCTGCTGTTGATTGCTGTGAGGAGTAAATCTGATATCCGCATCCATCCAGCTCAGCC GTATATTCGTCAAGGGAGAGGGATGTTTGTGGAAGTTGGAAAAAGTGACACTTCTCCCCCTTTTAACCAAGTTCTGGAGCTACTATTGGCCAAGGAGGAGTATTTGGCATTTGCACCTAATACAGCTGAGACAAGGATGCTGATCAACGTTTTGTCTCTAAAATTTCCCGTACTGAGG CTAGTTACCAAAgtttatgaagatgaagaagaactTGAAACATATCTACGTTCAGATCTTTATGCTGCGTATGACCAGAATAA GAACCATACAAACCCCAAAATCAAAGGAGCAGTAGTATTTCACGAGCAAGGTCCTCAGTTATTTGATTATAGCATACGCCTAAACCATACATGGGCTTTCTCAGGATTTCCTGATATTAGAACCATAATGGACACAAATGGTCCATTTCTGAATGATTTAGCATTAGGCGTCAACACCAtaccaattttgcaatatgGTCTCAGTGGGTTCTTAACA CTCCAACAAGTCATAGACTCATTCATAATATATGCTGCTCAAGCAACTATGACGAACTTACAAAGGTTGCCTAGCCACTCTCTTGATTCAGATGCCCAGCTCAAGATACCATGGACTCAGTATAGTCCTTCAGACATAAGACTTGCTCCATTTCCAACTCGTGAATATACTGATGACGAATTCCAGTCCATTGTCAAGAAAGTCATGGGAGTGCT GTACTTGCTGGGGTTCCTTTATCCGATTTCTCGTCTAATAAGTTATTCTGTCTTAGAAAAG GAGCTCAAGATAAAAGAGGGCCTATATATGATGGGTTTGAAGGACGAAATATTCCATCTCTCTTGGTTTATAACATATGCTATTCAG TTTGCTCTTTCTTCTGTGCTACTTACAGTATGCACCATGAGTACCCTGTTTCAATACAGTGATAAGACCTTGGTGTTCGTGTACTTCTTTACCTTTGGCCTCAGTGGAATAATGCTCTCCTTTATGATTTCCACGTTCTTCACGAGAGCAAAAACCGCGGTAGCTGTCGGGACCCTTACTTTCCTTGGGGCATTCTTTCCCTATTATACTGTCAACGACGAAACAGTCTCTGT GATAGTGAAAGTGATTGCTTCTTTCCTTTCACCTACGGCTTTTGCATTAGGATCCATCAATTTTGCTGACTATGAGCGTGCTCATGTTGGACTCCGGTGGAGTAACATGTGGCGG GAATCTTCAGGAGTGTGCTTTTTGGTCTCTCTCCTGATGATGTTACTTGACAGTCTGTTGTACTTTGCAATTGGTCTGTATCTTGACAAG GTCCTCCACAAGGAAAATGGATTTTGTTACCCATTGCATTCCTTGATTCAGAAGTGCTTTGGGAGGAACAGAAAAAACAGAAATAATTCTGCATCCACCTCAGAAGTCAAATTCACTGAGAACTATGATGAAATATGTAGTACTGATTTTATAAAAGATGTATCCAGACCAACTTTAGAATCAATGAGCTTGGAGATGAAGCAGCAAGAATCGGATGGCAG ATGTATTCAGATCAGGAACCTACGAAAGGTGTATGCTACAAACAGGGGAAACTGTTGTGCTGTTAATTCCTTACAACTGACTTTATACGAGAATCAGATTCTGGCGCTTTTAG GACACAACGGGGCTGGTAAAAGCAGTACAATAGCCATGCTTGTTGGTCTCATTTCTCCTACTTCAGGAGATGCTCTGATATTGGGGAAGAACATTTTAACTGACATG GATGAAATACGGAAGAGTTTGGGAGTCTGTCCTCAGTATGATATTCTTTTCCCTGAATTAACA GTGAAGGAACATTTGGAAATATTCGCTGATTTAAAGGGTGTTTCTGAAGATTCTAAGGAAAAGGCTGTGACTGAAATGGTTGATGAG GTTGGATTGGCAGACAAGCTTAATACTGTTGTTAAAGCTCTTTCTGGAGGTATGAAAAGGAAGTTGTCCCTTGGGATAGCTCTTATAGGGAACAGTAAG GTTATTATTCTGGATGAACCAACAAGTGGAATGGATCCATACTCTATGCGGTTAACTTGGCAGctgattaaaagaaaaaagaagggaagaatTATATTACTTACAACACATTCCATGGATGAAGCTGATGTGCTAGGAGATCGGATTGCTATCATGGCCAATGGTTCTCTAAAGTGCTGTGGAAG TTCAATCTTCTTGAAACATCAGTATGGGGTTGGTTACACTCTTACTCTGGTTAAG ACTGCACCAGGTGCCTCAGTAGCTGCTGATATCGTTTACCGCCATGTACCTTCTGCAACATGCGTGAGCGAA GTTGCAGCAGAGGTTTCCTTCAAGCTTCCCCTAGCATCCTCATCCTCCTTTGAGAGCATGTTTCGGGAAATAGAGCGCTGCATGAGAAGATCCAACACTGGATTTGAAACAACAGACTGTAAAGAGGTAGGCAATCTTGGCATTGAGAGTTATGGCATATCTGTCACAACTCTGGAGGAAGTGTTTCTGAGGGTTGCTGGTGGTGACTTCGATCAAGCGGAGCTCCTTGAAGAGAAAGCTGATCCAAATTTATGTGATTCCATTGATTTAAAAGTGCGCCAAACTAATGCTCCGAAGACATTCTTCCCCTCCAAATTATGTGGAAACTATTTTGGAGTCATTTGGTTTATGGTGACTTTAATTTTTTCAGCTTGTAATCTAATATGGACTGCAGTTTCAAGTGTCATTAGGCTTGTAACAATGCAGTGCTGTTGCTGTTGTATACTGTCAAGGTCTACTTTCTGGAAACACTCGAGAGCCCTATTTATTAAGAGAGCGAAATCAGCCCAAAGAGATCAGAAAACAATTGTATTCCAGCTGTTAATTCCtgctttctttttgtttcttggTCTGCTGTTTCTTAAGCTTAAGCCACATCCTGATCAGCAGCCGGTCTTCTTCACGACCTCGTACTTTAATCCTTTATTgagtggtggtggtggaggtggTCCAATTCCTTTTGACCTCACCTCTCCTATAGCAAAGGAG GTTGCCAACCATGTCCATGGAGGCTGGATCCAAAAGTATCAAGAGACAACATACAGGTTTCCTGATTCTACCAAGGCATTGAACGACGCCATAGAAGCAGCAGGATCAACTTTGGGCCCTGTCCTACTTTCAATGAGTGAATATCTGATGTCTAGCTTCAACGAATCTTATCAGTCAAG GTATGGAGCGATAGTCATGGATAATCAGAGTGGTGATGGGAGCCTTGGGTACACTGTTCTATACAATAGTACTTGCCAGCATTCTGCTCCTACATTTATCAATTTGATGAATTCAGCAATACTCAGGCTAGCTACACAAAATGAGAATATGACAATTCACACTCGTAACCACCCTTTGCCGCAGACGGCAAGCCAGCATCAGCAACATCAT GATCTCGACGCCTTCTCTGCTGCAGTTGTAATCACTATAGCCTTTTCTTTTATTCCTGCCTCATTCGCGGTGGCGATTGTCAAG GAACGTGAAGTGAAAGCTAAGCATCAACAGCTAATCAGTGGG GTGTCCATACTCTCATATTGGGCTTCCACATATATATGGGATTTCATCAGCTTCTTATTTCCTTCATCATTCGCGTTAGTTCTCTTTTGGATATTTG GTCTTGATCAATTTATTGGAAAGGATTCTCTCATTCCAACAATTCTGTTGTTTCTTGAATATGGACTAGCAATTGCTTCATCAACATACTGCCTCACATTCTTTTTTTCCGAGCACAGCATGGCTCAG AATGTCATCCTTCTCATTCAAGTTTTCACTGGCCTCATTCTTATGGTTCTATCGTTTATAATGGGATATATAAATTCTACAACACACTTAAATTCTGTGCTCAAG AACTTCTTTAGACTGTCACCAGGATTTTGCTTTGCTGATGGATTAGCTTCATTGGCGCTTTTAAGACAAGGGATGAAGAATGGATCTAGAGATAACATACTTGACTGGAATGTGACTGGTGCTTCCTTATCATACTTGGCTGCTGAG GCCATTGTGTATTTCCTTATAACTCTGGGGCTTGAATTCCTGCCTCAACAAAAAAGAAATCTTTCCAGAATTCATGAGTGGTGGAAAAGCTTGGGAAAATCTAGGCGTGCTAATTCCTTTGGGTTTTCGGAACCTCTTCTGAGATCATCCTCAGGGAATGTTGCTTCTGAACCCGACGAGGACATAGATGTTAAAGCAGAGAGAGACAGGGTTTTGTCTGGCTCAACTGATAATGCAGTTATCCACCTCCGTAATCTTCGGAAG GTCTATCCCGGAGGGAAGTCCCATGTTCCAAAAGCTGCTGTCCATTCACTGACTTTCTCTGTCCAAGAAGGAGAGTGTTTTGGGTTCTTAGGAACTAATGGAGCAGGAAAGACAACAACACTGTCAATGCTATCTG GTTCCTTCTGA